In the Drosophila gunungcola strain Sukarami unplaced genomic scaffold, Dgunungcola_SK_2 000080F, whole genome shotgun sequence genome, one interval contains:
- the LOC128264816 gene encoding glutamate receptor ionotropic, kainate 2 isoform X7 yields MNPLAIEIWLYVLAAYILVSFALFVMARFSPYEWKNPHPCYKETDIVENQFSVSNSFWFITGTFLRQGSGLNPKISDRAQTKFFAFLSPLAIEIWFYIAFGYIFVSICIWIVARLSPIEWVNSKPPCSMACDHILREIQKENCFDEQLELIHRKRISEHDEEVYLNTDHKISKSNNYIEHDDSLCGHDLPFPPSNDVNEDASDDNTVDLVRIQNNFTLKNSFWFAIGALMQQGSDLYPRATSTRIVGGCWFFFCLIIISSYTANLAAFLTVERMISPIESASDLAEQTEISYGTLEGGSTMTFFRDSKIGIYQKMWRYMENRKAAVFVKTYEDGIKRVMEGSYAFLMESTMLDYAVQRDCNLTQIGGLLDSKGYGIATPKGSPWRDKISLAILELQEKGIIQILYDKWWKNTGDVCNRDDKSKESKANALGVENIGGVFVVLLCGLALAVVVAIFEFCWNSRKNLNTENQSLCSEMAQELRFAMHCHGSKSKHRPRKRNCLKCSPGQTYVPNNMSVPNVGVHYNYFN; encoded by the exons ATGAACCCTTTGGCAATCGAGATATGGCTTTATGTGCTAGCTGCTTATATATTAGTATCCTTCGCACTATTTGTGATGGCTCGATTTTCTCCATATGAGTGGAAAAACCCTCATCCATGCTACAAGGAAACGGATATAGTGGAAAATCAGTTTTCCGTATCGAACAGTTTTTGGTTTATAACAGGAACATTCTTACGCCAAGGATCTGGACTTAATCCCAAG ATTTCAGATCGAGCTCAAACGAAATTTTTCGCGTTCTTATCACCACTTGCTATTgaaatttggttttatataGCATTCggatatatttttgtatcaatttgcatttggaTTGTCGCTCGATTATCACCGATCGAATGGGTTAATTCAAAGCCACCTTGTTCAATGGCTTGTGACCATATTTTGCGCgaaatacaaaaagaaaattgctTTGATGAAcagttggaattaatacacaGAAAAAGAATATCAGAACATGATGAAGAAGTATATTTAAACACAGACCACAAAATAAGCAAATCCAATAATTATATTGAACACGATGATTCTTTATGTGGACATGATTTACCCTTTCCACCTTCTAATGATGTTAATGAAGATGCATCGGATGATAATACAGTGGATTTAGTTCGaatacaaaacaatttcactttaaaaaatagtttttggttTGCCATTGGCGCGCTTATGCAACAAGGTTCTGATTTATATCCTAGG gcTACCTCAACGCGTATTGTTGGTGGATGCTGGTTCTTTTTTTGCCTAATAATTATATCATCGTACACTGCCAACTTAGCTGCTTTTTTAACTGTCGAACGGATGATATCACCTATAGAAAGCGCTTCTGACTTGGCAGAGCAAACCGAAATATCATATGGAACTTTGGAAGGTGGATCTACAATGACATTTTTTAGG gACTCTAAAATTGGTATATATCAAAAAATGTGGCGGTATATGGAAAATCGTAAAGCCGCTGTTTTCGTTAAGACATACGAAGATGGAATTAAACGAGTAATGGAAGGAAGTTACGCATTTTTAATGGAATCTACCATGCTGGACTATGCTGTTCAACGTGATTGCAATCTAACTCAAATTGGAGGCTTGCTGGATTCTAAGGGCTACGGTATCGCGACACCTAAGGGTTCTCCTTGGAGAGATAAAATTTCACTTGCCATTTTGGAGCTACAAGAAAAAGGcattattcaaatattatatGATAAATGGTGGAAGAATACGGGCGACGTTTGCAACAGAGATGATAAAAGCAAGGAGTCAAAAGCCAATGCACTTGGAGTAGAAAATATTG GTGGCGTATTTGTTGTTCTTCTCTGTGGACTTGCacttgctgttgttgtagcCATATTCGAGTTTTGCTGGAACTCcagaaaaaatttgaataccGAAAATCAATCACTGTGCTCAGAAATGGCTCAGGAGCTTCGTTTTGCAATGCACTGCCATGGTTCAAAATCAAAGCATAGACCACGAAAACGGAACTGCTTAAAATGCTCTCCTGGACAAACATACGTCCCGAACAATATGAGTGTGCCAAATGTGGGCGtacattataattattttaattaa
- the LOC128264834 gene encoding LOW QUALITY PROTEIN: uncharacterized protein LOC128264834 (The sequence of the model RefSeq protein was modified relative to this genomic sequence to represent the inferred CDS: deleted 1 base in 1 codon) — protein MHCSRLLIKYIQLDVLVLLATIRIGDANFLGTRNRERNLNNNNGVKTEDSSHIVNSGGVRTVGEVFVPKTFSLNSQEPTCEQLRAMWIFSKRQSRAAEITNEIPTYRDPFTYNVWEPLFLNSRMLGSLRMSAKERARSPVFGRVVNREPNTPQRIPFEHHQKLVEFGSSGPGASQPRYYGAETRPQTGASSSSRRSSKNRYMGVPNGTRTNAKESQNAVAIQGSFQKLKELIWTERAKELTEQRRDEELEARAAALKEIANGRNILGYNPQAGSSTDSLLMDENRSPDGNSYQYSDLNHMSIFNDQNIESDKTNKNGHRTGSKASTRRIGSSASYNKKESQANKEVKSLFPGSKGIGPGNRSGRIKIPATELYSSDSTERDLSVIGIPRHTQYENRILESEIDPF, from the exons ATGCATTGCAGCCGCCTCTTG atAAAGTATATACAACTTGATGTATTGGTCTTACTGGCAACCATTAGGATTGGAGATGCAAATTTTCTTGGGACCCGCAATCGggaaagaaatttaaataataacaatggAGTAAAAACTGAAGACTCATCACATATCGTAAATTCCGGTGGTGTAAGAACAGTTGGGGAAGTGTTTGtaccaaaaacattttcactCAACTCACAGGAGCCAACATGCGAACAGCTTCGCGCCATGTGGAT attttccaaAAGGCAATCCCGAGCTGCAGAAATCACTAATGAAATACCAACATATCGAGATCCCTTTACTTATAATGTTTGGGAGCCTCTTTTTTTGAACTCACGAATGCTGGGATC ACTAAGGATGAGCGCAAAGGAAAGAGCCAGATCTCCAGTTTTTGGCCGAGTTGTTAACCGAGAGCCAAATACGCCTCAACGTATTCCATTTGAACACCATCAGAAATTGGTTGAATTCGGATCAAGTGGTCCCGGTGCAAGTCAACCCCGTTATTATGGTGCTGAAACGCGTCCACAAACCGGGGCTTCTTCTTCATCACGTAGGTCAAGTAAAAATCGATACATGGGAGTCCCAAATGGCACTAGAACTAATGCAAAAGAAAGCCAAAATGCAGTTGCCATACAAGGCAGTTTTCAAAAGCTCAAAGAACTTATATGGACTGAGAGAGCTAAGGAGTTAACAGAGCAACGTAGAGACGAGGAGTTGGAAGCTCGTGCGGCGGCACTTAAAGAAATTGCTAACGGAAGAAA CATACTCGGTTATAATCCTCAGGCCGGCAGCTCAACTGATTCTTTATTAATGGATGAAAATCGAAGCCCTGACGGAAATAGTTACCAGTACAGTGACTTAAATCATATGTCAATTTTTAATGATCAAAACATTGAAAGcgataaaactaataaaaatggACATAGGACTGGTAGCAAAGCAAGCACACGACGCATCGGCAGTTCTGCTTcttacaataaaaaagaaagtcaAGCAAATAAAGAAGTAAAAAGCTTATTTCCTGGATCTAAAGGCATTGGTCCAGGGAATAGATCAGGACGCATTAAAATTCCCGCAACTGAGCTATATTCAAGCGATTCCACCGAAAGGGATCTTTCCGTTATTGGTATTCCAAGA CATACCCAATACGAAAATCGCATTTTAGAGAGCGAAATCGATCCCTTCTAA
- the LOC128264826 gene encoding kinesin-like protein KIF17 isoform X4: MSENIKVVVRCRPMNRSENESKCENIVEINDYVVSVINPLARLVPKKMFIFDSAYDMITKTEEIYNEMCYSLVESTIEGYNGTIFAYGQTGCGKTHTMQGDGNWNNIKSSGIIPKCFEHIFERISMATNVRYLVLKYQESVSQYQR; encoded by the exons ATGagtgaaaatataaaagttgtaGTTCGATGTCGACCGATGAACCGAAGCGAAAATGAAAGTAAATGTGAA aacATTGTTGAAATTAATGATTACGTCGTTTCTGTCATAAATCCTTTGGCTCGCCTCGTtcctaaaaaaatgttcatttttgATAGTGCCTATGATATGATCACAAAAACTGAAGAGATTTATAACGAAATGTGCTATTCATTGGTAGAGAGTACTATCGAGGGATATAACGGAACCATTTTTGCTTACGGCCAGACTGGGTGtggaaaaacacacacaatgcAG GGCGACGGAAATTGGAACAATATCAAGAGCAGTGGAATAATTCCTAAATGTTTCGAACATATATTTGAAAGAATATCAATGGCAACAAATGTTAGATATTTGGTTTTG AAATACCAGGAGTCGGTGTCTCAGTACCAACGTTGA
- the LOC128264826 gene encoding osmotic avoidance abnormal protein 3 isoform X3: protein MSENIKVVVRCRPMNRSENESKCENIVEINDYVVSVINPLARLVPKKMFIFDSAYDMITKTEEIYNEMCYSLVESTIEGYNGTIFAYGQTGCGKTHTMQGDGNWNNIKSSGIIPKCFEHIFERISMATNVRYLVLVSYLEIYNENIRDLLNTNESTSMINHSLKEIPGVGVSVPTLTTHSVISANQCSEWLNLGNKNRVTAATLMNEKSSRSHTIFTITLEQSPFFNSVVPENDLGGIRRGKLCLVDLAGSERQLKTGAQGERLREASKINLSLSALGHVISSLVDGKAKHVPFRDSKLTRLLQDSLGGNTKTLMISCISPSHINYDETISTLRYASRAKKISNKPKINEDPKDAKLRQYQNEIIHLKKMLQETQQKIIFEKDEKKKPAELPMVKLDILPSKSIKDVQIIKSDQNAGIFSKTMNSLSTKPSLSSVKSQEELQLQARSRIEFIKRSLIGGERVDDLKLMEQHNARRFAAQRHLSAIAHALSRVKCEDRDLLQGHYATIAQEISIKNDHIGKCKTKIKMLEMEVADLNSEFQLDREDYLEEIRILGRHIKFYQQLFYKFQPIFRQQSRNCSRLESPIQKFFNAQSCQR from the exons ATGagtgaaaatataaaagttgtaGTTCGATGTCGACCGATGAACCGAAGCGAAAATGAAAGTAAATGTGAA aacATTGTTGAAATTAATGATTACGTCGTTTCTGTCATAAATCCTTTGGCTCGCCTCGTtcctaaaaaaatgttcatttttgATAGTGCCTATGATATGATCACAAAAACTGAAGAGATTTATAACGAAATGTGCTATTCATTGGTAGAGAGTACTATCGAGGGATATAACGGAACCATTTTTGCTTACGGCCAGACTGGGTGtggaaaaacacacacaatgcAG GGCGACGGAAATTGGAACAATATCAAGAGCAGTGGAATAATTCCTAAATGTTTCGAACATATATTTGAAAGAATATCAATGGCAACAAATGTTAGATATTTGGTTTTGGTAAGCTACTTGGAAATTTACAATGAAAATATACGAGACTTGCTCAACACAAATGAGAGTACCAGCATGATAAATCATTCACTTAAAGAAATACCAGGAGTCGGTGTCTCAGTACCAACGTTGACTACTCATTCTGTTATTAGTGCAAACCAATGCTCTGAATGGTTAAACTTGGGAAATAAAAACCGCGTTACTGCAGCGACATTAATGAATGAAAAAAGCTCACGCTCGCACACTATATTTACTATCACCTTGGAACAATCTCCATTTTTTAATAGTGTTGTACCGGAGAATGACTTAGGAGGAATTCGTCGGGGAAAATTATGCTTAGTTGACCTAGCTGGTTCAGAACGACAACTTAAGACTGGCGCTCAAGGTGAACGGCTTAGAGAAGCgtctaaaattaatttatcacTTTCTGCATTGGGACACGTAATTTCGTCTTTGGTTGATGGTAAAGCAAAGCATGTACCATTTAGAGACTCAAAACTTACACGACTGCTTCAg GATTCCTTAGGAGGTAATACAAAAACTCTTATGATATCTTGTATTTCGCCATCACACATAAATTATGACGAAACTATATCTACACTTCGTTATGCAAGTAGAGCAAagaaaatttcaaacaaaCCTAAAATCAATGAAGATCCAAAAGATGCAAAGCTTCGCCAATaccaaaatgaaattatacatttaaagaAGATGCTCCAAGAGACtcaacaaaaaatcatttttgaaaaggatgaaaaaaaaaaaccagccGAATTACCCATGGTAAAACTAGATATTCTACCttcaaaatcaataaaagatgttcaaataattaaatcagaCCAAAACGCAGGcattttttccaaaacaatGAACTCATTATCAACAAAGCCAAGTCTTTCATCTGTAAAATCACAAGAAGAGCTACAACTGCAAGCACGAAGTCGTATTGAATTTATCAAACGCTCTTTAATTGGCGGTGAACGTGTTGATGACTTAAAACTTATGGAACAGCACAATGCACGCAGATTTGCAGCACAGCGCCACTTAAGTGCAATTGCCCACGCTTTAAGCAGAGTCAAATGTGAGGACCGCGACCTTTTGCAAGGACATTATGCTACTATTGCCCAGGAAATAAGCATAAAAAATGATCACATCGgaaaatgcaaaaccaaaataaaaatgcttgAAATGGAAGTTGCCGACTTAAATTCAGAGTTCCAGTTGGATAGAGAGGATTACTTGGAAGAAATTCGAATTCTTGGACGTCATATAAAGTTTTATCaacaattgttttataaatttcaacCGATTTTTCGACAACAGAGCAGAAACTG CTCCCGCTTAGAGTCCccaatacaaaaattttttaatgcacAATCTTGTCAGAGGTGA
- the LOC128264826 gene encoding kinesin-like protein KIF17 isoform X1: protein MSENIKVVVRCRPMNRSENESKCENIVEINDYVVSVINPLARLVPKKMFIFDSAYDMITKTEEIYNEMCYSLVESTIEGYNGTIFAYGQTGCGKTHTMQGDGNWNNIKSSGIIPKCFEHIFERISMATNVRYLVLVSYLEIYNENIRDLLNTNESTSMINHSLKEIPGVGVSVPTLTTHSVISANQCSEWLNLGNKNRVTAATLMNEKSSRSHTIFTITLEQSPFFNSVVPENDLGGIRRGKLCLVDLAGSERQLKTGAQGERLREASKINLSLSALGHVISSLVDGKAKHVPFRDSKLTRLLQDSLGGNTKTLMISCISPSHINYDETISTLRYASRAKKISNKPKINEDPKDAKLRQYQNEIIHLKKMLQETQQKIIFEKDEKKKPAELPMVKLDILPSKSIKDVQIIKSDQNAGIFSKTMNSLSTKPSLSSVKSQEELQLQARSRIEFIKRSLIGGERVDDLKLMEQHNARRFAAQRHLSAIAHALSRVKCEDRDLLQGHYATIAQEISIKNDHIGKCKTKIKMLEMEVADLNSEFQLDREDYLEEIRILGRHIKFYQQLFYKFQPIFRQQSRNWTPDTILQNSSWNDDLKMWRIPVIESLKLPPATLKSGLHRTHSSVIGSTNYKYINQNVTRESKDIEEKERNVTLLKDKYNINVQKNYFRTSRPKKKEFEDCEITSQAFKGVLDVTDY, encoded by the exons ATGagtgaaaatataaaagttgtaGTTCGATGTCGACCGATGAACCGAAGCGAAAATGAAAGTAAATGTGAA aacATTGTTGAAATTAATGATTACGTCGTTTCTGTCATAAATCCTTTGGCTCGCCTCGTtcctaaaaaaatgttcatttttgATAGTGCCTATGATATGATCACAAAAACTGAAGAGATTTATAACGAAATGTGCTATTCATTGGTAGAGAGTACTATCGAGGGATATAACGGAACCATTTTTGCTTACGGCCAGACTGGGTGtggaaaaacacacacaatgcAG GGCGACGGAAATTGGAACAATATCAAGAGCAGTGGAATAATTCCTAAATGTTTCGAACATATATTTGAAAGAATATCAATGGCAACAAATGTTAGATATTTGGTTTTGGTAAGCTACTTGGAAATTTACAATGAAAATATACGAGACTTGCTCAACACAAATGAGAGTACCAGCATGATAAATCATTCACTTAAAGAAATACCAGGAGTCGGTGTCTCAGTACCAACGTTGACTACTCATTCTGTTATTAGTGCAAACCAATGCTCTGAATGGTTAAACTTGGGAAATAAAAACCGCGTTACTGCAGCGACATTAATGAATGAAAAAAGCTCACGCTCGCACACTATATTTACTATCACCTTGGAACAATCTCCATTTTTTAATAGTGTTGTACCGGAGAATGACTTAGGAGGAATTCGTCGGGGAAAATTATGCTTAGTTGACCTAGCTGGTTCAGAACGACAACTTAAGACTGGCGCTCAAGGTGAACGGCTTAGAGAAGCgtctaaaattaatttatcacTTTCTGCATTGGGACACGTAATTTCGTCTTTGGTTGATGGTAAAGCAAAGCATGTACCATTTAGAGACTCAAAACTTACACGACTGCTTCAg GATTCCTTAGGAGGTAATACAAAAACTCTTATGATATCTTGTATTTCGCCATCACACATAAATTATGACGAAACTATATCTACACTTCGTTATGCAAGTAGAGCAAagaaaatttcaaacaaaCCTAAAATCAATGAAGATCCAAAAGATGCAAAGCTTCGCCAATaccaaaatgaaattatacatttaaagaAGATGCTCCAAGAGACtcaacaaaaaatcatttttgaaaaggatgaaaaaaaaaaaccagccGAATTACCCATGGTAAAACTAGATATTCTACCttcaaaatcaataaaagatgttcaaataattaaatcagaCCAAAACGCAGGcattttttccaaaacaatGAACTCATTATCAACAAAGCCAAGTCTTTCATCTGTAAAATCACAAGAAGAGCTACAACTGCAAGCACGAAGTCGTATTGAATTTATCAAACGCTCTTTAATTGGCGGTGAACGTGTTGATGACTTAAAACTTATGGAACAGCACAATGCACGCAGATTTGCAGCACAGCGCCACTTAAGTGCAATTGCCCACGCTTTAAGCAGAGTCAAATGTGAGGACCGCGACCTTTTGCAAGGACATTATGCTACTATTGCCCAGGAAATAAGCATAAAAAATGATCACATCGgaaaatgcaaaaccaaaataaaaatgcttgAAATGGAAGTTGCCGACTTAAATTCAGAGTTCCAGTTGGATAGAGAGGATTACTTGGAAGAAATTCGAATTCTTGGACGTCATATAAAGTTTTATCaacaattgttttataaatttcaacCGATTTTTCGACAACAGAGCAGAAACTG GACACCGGATACTATTTTGCAAAACTCTTCATGGAATGATGATCTTAAAATGTGGAGAATCCCAGTGATCGAATCATTAAAACTTCCACCGGCGACTCTAAAGTCCGGACTTCATAGAACTCATAGTTCTGTTATCGGTAGTACTAACTATAAATACATCAATCAAAATGTTACCCGGGAATCTAAGGACATTGAAGAAAAA gaAAGAAATGTCACCCTATTAAAAGATAAGTATAACATCAATGtacaaaaaaactattttcgaACAAGCCGACCAAAAAAGAAGGAATTTGAGGATTGCGAGATAACTTCACAGGCTTTTAAAGGCGTACTTGATGTCACAGATTATTGA
- the LOC128264826 gene encoding kinesin-like protein KIF17 isoform X2 — MKNIVEINDYVVSVINPLARLVPKKMFIFDSAYDMITKTEEIYNEMCYSLVESTIEGYNGTIFAYGQTGCGKTHTMQGDGNWNNIKSSGIIPKCFEHIFERISMATNVRYLVLVSYLEIYNENIRDLLNTNESTSMINHSLKEIPGVGVSVPTLTTHSVISANQCSEWLNLGNKNRVTAATLMNEKSSRSHTIFTITLEQSPFFNSVVPENDLGGIRRGKLCLVDLAGSERQLKTGAQGERLREASKINLSLSALGHVISSLVDGKAKHVPFRDSKLTRLLQDSLGGNTKTLMISCISPSHINYDETISTLRYASRAKKISNKPKINEDPKDAKLRQYQNEIIHLKKMLQETQQKIIFEKDEKKKPAELPMVKLDILPSKSIKDVQIIKSDQNAGIFSKTMNSLSTKPSLSSVKSQEELQLQARSRIEFIKRSLIGGERVDDLKLMEQHNARRFAAQRHLSAIAHALSRVKCEDRDLLQGHYATIAQEISIKNDHIGKCKTKIKMLEMEVADLNSEFQLDREDYLEEIRILGRHIKFYQQLFYKFQPIFRQQSRNWTPDTILQNSSWNDDLKMWRIPVIESLKLPPATLKSGLHRTHSSVIGSTNYKYINQNVTRESKDIEEKERNVTLLKDKYNINVQKNYFRTSRPKKKEFEDCEITSQAFKGVLDVTDY, encoded by the exons ATGAAA aacATTGTTGAAATTAATGATTACGTCGTTTCTGTCATAAATCCTTTGGCTCGCCTCGTtcctaaaaaaatgttcatttttgATAGTGCCTATGATATGATCACAAAAACTGAAGAGATTTATAACGAAATGTGCTATTCATTGGTAGAGAGTACTATCGAGGGATATAACGGAACCATTTTTGCTTACGGCCAGACTGGGTGtggaaaaacacacacaatgcAG GGCGACGGAAATTGGAACAATATCAAGAGCAGTGGAATAATTCCTAAATGTTTCGAACATATATTTGAAAGAATATCAATGGCAACAAATGTTAGATATTTGGTTTTGGTAAGCTACTTGGAAATTTACAATGAAAATATACGAGACTTGCTCAACACAAATGAGAGTACCAGCATGATAAATCATTCACTTAAAGAAATACCAGGAGTCGGTGTCTCAGTACCAACGTTGACTACTCATTCTGTTATTAGTGCAAACCAATGCTCTGAATGGTTAAACTTGGGAAATAAAAACCGCGTTACTGCAGCGACATTAATGAATGAAAAAAGCTCACGCTCGCACACTATATTTACTATCACCTTGGAACAATCTCCATTTTTTAATAGTGTTGTACCGGAGAATGACTTAGGAGGAATTCGTCGGGGAAAATTATGCTTAGTTGACCTAGCTGGTTCAGAACGACAACTTAAGACTGGCGCTCAAGGTGAACGGCTTAGAGAAGCgtctaaaattaatttatcacTTTCTGCATTGGGACACGTAATTTCGTCTTTGGTTGATGGTAAAGCAAAGCATGTACCATTTAGAGACTCAAAACTTACACGACTGCTTCAg GATTCCTTAGGAGGTAATACAAAAACTCTTATGATATCTTGTATTTCGCCATCACACATAAATTATGACGAAACTATATCTACACTTCGTTATGCAAGTAGAGCAAagaaaatttcaaacaaaCCTAAAATCAATGAAGATCCAAAAGATGCAAAGCTTCGCCAATaccaaaatgaaattatacatttaaagaAGATGCTCCAAGAGACtcaacaaaaaatcatttttgaaaaggatgaaaaaaaaaaaccagccGAATTACCCATGGTAAAACTAGATATTCTACCttcaaaatcaataaaagatgttcaaataattaaatcagaCCAAAACGCAGGcattttttccaaaacaatGAACTCATTATCAACAAAGCCAAGTCTTTCATCTGTAAAATCACAAGAAGAGCTACAACTGCAAGCACGAAGTCGTATTGAATTTATCAAACGCTCTTTAATTGGCGGTGAACGTGTTGATGACTTAAAACTTATGGAACAGCACAATGCACGCAGATTTGCAGCACAGCGCCACTTAAGTGCAATTGCCCACGCTTTAAGCAGAGTCAAATGTGAGGACCGCGACCTTTTGCAAGGACATTATGCTACTATTGCCCAGGAAATAAGCATAAAAAATGATCACATCGgaaaatgcaaaaccaaaataaaaatgcttgAAATGGAAGTTGCCGACTTAAATTCAGAGTTCCAGTTGGATAGAGAGGATTACTTGGAAGAAATTCGAATTCTTGGACGTCATATAAAGTTTTATCaacaattgttttataaatttcaacCGATTTTTCGACAACAGAGCAGAAACTG GACACCGGATACTATTTTGCAAAACTCTTCATGGAATGATGATCTTAAAATGTGGAGAATCCCAGTGATCGAATCATTAAAACTTCCACCGGCGACTCTAAAGTCCGGACTTCATAGAACTCATAGTTCTGTTATCGGTAGTACTAACTATAAATACATCAATCAAAATGTTACCCGGGAATCTAAGGACATTGAAGAAAAA gaAAGAAATGTCACCCTATTAAAAGATAAGTATAACATCAATGtacaaaaaaactattttcgaACAAGCCGACCAAAAAAGAAGGAATTTGAGGATTGCGAGATAACTTCACAGGCTTTTAAAGGCGTACTTGATGTCACAGATTATTGA